The Lycium barbarum isolate Lr01 chromosome 12, ASM1917538v2, whole genome shotgun sequence genome includes a region encoding these proteins:
- the LOC132623523 gene encoding L-ascorbate oxidase homolog produces MREKSIVHYSTILTLILVCVSTLQSAYGGNPYRYYTWKITYGNIYPLGVKQQGILINGQFPGPQIDCVTNDNLIISVYNYLNEPFLISWNGIQQRRNSWQDGTFGTTCPIPPGKSFTYTLQAKDQIGSFFYFPSLGMQKAAGGYGAIRVYSRPRIPVPFAQPAHDFTVLAGDLYKRSHRQLKYILDSGHNLPLPDGLIINGRGWNGYTFTVDQGKTYRFRISNVGIATSINFRIQGHTMKLVEVEGSHTLQTTYTSLDIHLGQSYSVLVTANQAPKDYYVVVSSRFTRRVLTTTAVLHYSNSWTKVSGPLPGGPTTQITWSIYQAKSIRWNLTASGPRPNPQGSYHYGLIKPTRTIMLANSAPYINGKQRYAVNSVSYVDPDTPLKLADHFNIGGVFNLGSISDQPYNGNAYIGTPVMTANFRSYVEIIFQNWENSVQSWHIDGYSFFVVGMSGGQWTPASRLHYNLRDTVARCTTQVYPKSWTAIYMALDNVGMWNIRSEDWSRRYLGQQFYLRVYSPANSWRDELPIPKNALLCGKARHHHTRPL; encoded by the exons ATGAGGGAGAAGAGCATTGTTCATTATTCTACCATTCTCACTCTTATTCTTGTGTGTGTTAGTACTTTACAAAGTGCATATGGTGGCAACCCTTATCGGTACTACACTTGGAAAATCACTTATGGAAATATTTACCCTCTCGGTGTCAAACAACAG GGGATCTTGATAAATGGGCAGTTTCCAGGTCCACAAATTGACTGTGTAACCAATGACAATTTGATTATCAGTGTCTACAACTACTTGAATGAGCCTTTTCTCATTTCTTG GAATGGTATACAACAAAGGAGAAACTCATGGCAAGATGGAACTTTTGGTACCACTTGTCCAATTCCACCTGGGAAAAGCTTCACTTACACTCTCCAAGCAAAAGACCAGATAGGTAGTTTTTTCTACTTCCCATCACTTGGAATGCAGAAAGCAGCAGGGGGATATGGTGCCATCAGAGTTTATAGCCGTCCTCGAATTCCAGTACCTTTTGCTCAACCTGCTCATGACTTTACTGTACTAGCTGGAGACTTGTACAAGAGAAGTCACAGG CAACTGAAGTACATTTTAGATAGTGGTCATAATCTTCCATTACCTGATGGTCTTATTATCAACGGTCGGGGATGGAATGGATACACATTTACAGTTGATCAAG GTAAGACATATAGGTTCAGGATATCTAATGTGGGGATTGCAACATCAATAAATTTCAGAATTCAAGGGCACACGATGAAACTAGTTGAAGTTGAGGGATCACATACACTCCAAACAACCTACACTTCACTTGACATCCATCTAGGACAGTCTTATTCAGTTTTAGTGACTGCTAATCAGGCTCCAAAGGACTACTATGTCGTGGTCTCTTCACGCTTCACCAGACGAGTGCTAACCACCACAGCTGTGCTTCACTACAGCAACTCATGGACAAAAGTCTCTGGACCTCTCCCTGGTGGGCCTACTACTCAAATTACTTGGTCAATTTACCAGGCCAAATCTATTCG ATGGAATCTAACTGCAAGCGGACCAAGGCCTAATCCTCAAGGTTCCTATCATTATGGGTTGATCAAGCCTACACGCACGATCATGCTTGCCAATTCTGCTCCATATATAAACGGCAAACAGAGATATGCTGTCAACAGTGTCTCGTATGTTGATCCAGACACCCCATTAAAGCTGGCTGATCACTTCAACATTGGAGGGGTGTTCAACCTTGGTAGCATTTCTGACCAGCCCTACAACGGAAATGCGTATATTGGAACCCCTGTTATGACTGCTAACTTCAGATCTTACGTTGAGATCATTTTCCAAAACTGGGAGAATAGTGTCCAGTCATGGCATATAGATGGCTATTCTTTCTTTGTTGTTGG CATGAGTGGTGGACAATGGACTCCAGCAAGTAGATTGCACTACAACTTAAGGGACACGGTTGCACGTTGCACCACTCAG GTGTATCCCAAGTCATGGACTGCAATATACATGGCATTGGATAATGTAGGAATGTGGAACATAAGGTCTGAGGATTGGTCAAGGAGGTACTTGGGTCAGCAATTCTACTTAAGAGTTTACTCCCCAGCAAATTCTTGGAGAGATGAACTTCCAATACCAAAGAATGCTCTTCTTTGTGGTAAAGCTAGACATCACCACACTAGGCCTCTTTGA